The sequence below is a genomic window from Lolium perenne isolate Kyuss_39 chromosome 7, Kyuss_2.0, whole genome shotgun sequence.
GGGCGGTCCCAGGGCGGCAAGTCGAAGAATGGACTGGCTGGTGGGAGGGGAAAAGTGGAGAATAGTTGTATAGTTTAGGATGTGTGGATGCTAGAACAACCCCACCATCAAAATCCAACTTGGCGAGGAGCGCTGATGCGCCCTACCCTTAGGGGACGGCACGGGAGTATCAACTATTCTATGAGGCTCAAAATCATCCGTCGACTTATGAAACGCTATGATGTAAGATTACAAACATGTAGCGACTCTTATAATAAAAACCTATAAAACGCAATTGGAGCGGCACGATGGAGATGCTAGTGGCACGTTTGCGCGGAGTACAAACCATCATGCATGGTCACTCAAGTCATGCCAGTGGGTATGAAAAATCTCCACCCCAGTGCTACTTCTCGGTATCATAGGAACAGAAGTTTATGGATGAGAGGGATACGCGCGAAGAGTCGACAACCAATAGTCTGTCCGTCCTTGTGGGTTGTGGCCGTCGGCGTCCATTGTCGGGATCAATTTCTGCGAATTGGGAGCCGCCCGGTTAAAAGGAGGCGAGGCGAAACGGTTGGCCGTAGTTCTTCCGTGTGGCCCCCGGTGCAGCCGAAGCGGGCATATGGTCCCCACGCGTGACGCGGCGCGCCAAGGCAGGAAATTCCGCACCTCACGCCACCCTCGTAATGGTATAATTCCCTTGGCGGGAATGGAATATTCGGAGAGCtacgccgccatcgcccgcctGGCTATGCGTAGCAGACTGCCCACTAATTCTCGCTTTGCCCTCCTTCTGGTCCACTAATTACAGCAGCTACCCTCCTAGCCCTGGCGCGTATTGTATACTCCTCCATAACAGCATTGTTTTCCTTCCAATTTTGGAGCAGAAAATGCATCCCAAAAGACGGgcaaccttttttttttttttgcgaacaaAAAGACGGGCAACCTGCATCACAGGTTTCCGCGTATGCCACGAACATGTTTGGTGTATCGTTTCAAACAGATTTTTCAAAACGTTTCTAATCTGAAGTCAAAAGTGGGCTACAGAACATTGGAACAGTCTTCTTTGTATGTGTATGTGTGTGATAGTTGGAAATTGGAGCCGTACCTTTCGTCACCATCAGAAGAAAAGCATTGTAGGAGTATTCACATCCACTGGGTTTGGATTGGAGTTACGACAACCAAAGTAGGGTCCTAATCGGAATACCAGCTTCTGGAGGCATCGTGAGTAGAATGAACGTACACATACGGTGCATATATTGCTGCGATTCCACATAGGCAGAGCCCTAGTTTTGGATATATTCATCATCTCTGTATCGATTGCCCCGTGCTAAACAAGATCGTTCGGTTTTGATTTCGTTCTTGTGTATTTCCCTCGTGCTAAAGAATTGCGGGTCAACTCCACGAGACCACGCGTTGTGGCTCAAGGACTTGTATAATACACCACCAAGATTCAGTGAAATTGATAATAGTACTATACATAAACGTGCTCCAACTAAAAAGGAGGAATTCCTTGAAGAGCACCCACaaccaacaacaacaaaaaaaggaGTTCCTTTTCTGATTGGAACCTCGTGGttcctactactactactactactcatcaatcaacaaaaagaaagaaaaacctcCAAAAAGGGTATTATGGTCCGAGGGCAAAACCGTAAATAACCCTTGAACCTTTGGCTTGCCATCTGAATAAATGCGAGCGAGCCTCCTCGCTCGGACTCCACACGAACCACCCAAAACTCCCGAGAAAAGAACAGGAAACGCAGCCAGGCAGGCTCCAAGGGGAAAGAAACGCCTTCCTTctcccttcttccttccttcccgGCCATCTCCTGCGCGTGCGCATTTCCTGCTAAACCCCAATCAAACCTGCCCCGGGTCGTCGGAGGTCGGCGGAGGACTCTCGCGCCCCCGCGAAGGTGCGTTCTCGTCGAGAATCCCTGTTTCTTCATCTCCGTGGTCCTGCTGATCCTGTTTAGTTTGGCCAATCCGTAAGCTCTGTTTTCTCTCGGATCGTTTGGTTGTTAGTTTGGCGGTGGGTTTTTTGGGGAGGTTTCGATTGGATTGGGCGCAGTGCAGGGCTGGGAGTTGGGGAGGATTTAGTCCGAGGTTTCACTTTCATGGGGGAGAGAGAGACGGAGGGTAATCTCTCCTATTGTTTTTCTTAATTTGAGGAGGTTTATTAGGTGCCTTGTTCCGCTGAGTATACTGCCTTGTAGCCGTGGATGGAGAGTTCGAATAGTGCTAACTTTTGGATTTGGAATATTGAATAGTTTAGTTACTGTGATGGAGACTCTGAATCTTTTATTCAGGGAGGTTGAGGTCAGGCTTGCTTTTTACCTGCATCTACCTGGGAATCTCTATAGCTGTACCTGCCCTGCTTAATAAACTCAAGTCCAAGTCGAATGGTTGCCACGCATTTGCACTAGATAATAATAGGGCTAGGGGTgaataaatatttatttttacttgGTGGAAATTCGCTTTGATTTGTGGTGTTGGAGATAAGAATTGTGTGCCATGTGCATGCTCAAACTCACAGATGGCGTGATCTTGGTTATTATGCTGAACAAGAGCAACAACTGTGTCTGCTTTCAGATCCTGTAGTACTTGCCATCATTAAGCTGGGGCTAGCCAATAGGTGGATCAATTCGTTTCCCAAAATGCTTTGAATCTTTAGATGCGTCAATTTTGCCCATGTTTGGGTGGGTGCCAACAAAATTGCTCAAATTTGCACTAAGATTAGTGGGCTTAATGTTTCATAAATGAGTTGgatcattgggtgaatcaaattTCCCCATATTTGTGTGGTAACCAACACAGTTGCATTTGGATTAATAGTTTGAAGTTTTTTTACTAAACCACAAATCGATTATGAATGTTACTAACTATTAAGAGATGTGTCTATGCATAGCCTCAGTTATCAAGCTTACAAAAATTCAGTAGACTCCATTTGCCCATTGTCTTAcatcctcctttgatgctttcAGGTGGTGATTCATTCTTGTATTGTATCCGCAAGTTTGCCTCTGTTCTGGCCTCTGGCACTAGCTGCAGTTTAAACGTTACCAACGGTCCTGTCATCTCATGGCTCAGCCTCATGAGACAACGAGCAGGAAACCTCCTGGCCTTCGGTTATTCAGAGGTGCCAAGGCATTAAGAAATTACCAGACGCTTGTCTTGGTCCTTACGTTCTTGGCATACACATGCTTCCATATGACTCGGAAGATAACAAGCATTGTCAAGAGTGAGCTCGATCCCCAGACAAGGGTGGGATCTGCGTGGGGACGATTGCACACACGCAACACTCTCAACGTCGGCTGGTACCCATTTAACACCTCTGATGGTTCCGCTTTGCTTGGTGAGATAGATGTGGCATTCCTTGCGGTGTATTCTCTTGGGATGTTCTTTGCCGGGCATCTTGGTGACCGCATGGACTTAAGGATCGTTCTGACAATTGGCATGATTGGGACTGCCATATTCACTGCCCTCTTTGGTGCTGGATATTGGCTAAATATTCATAGCTTTTACTACTTCCTGGTCTTTCAGATGATTTCAGGCTTATTTCAATCATCTGGGTGGCCTTCGGTCGTTGCAGTTGTTGGGAACTGGTTCGGGAAGAGCAAGAGAGGATTGATTATGGGTATATGGAATGCACACACTTCTATTGGAAACATATCTGGTTCACTGCTTGCTGCAGCTCTGCTTAGGTATGGATGGGGTTGGTCATTTGCCATCCCCAGCTTTATCATGGCTCTTGTTGGGTTGGTGGTCTTCTTTTTCTTGCCAGTTAGTCCTGAGGTAATGGAGATAGAGATTGATGATGGGGAGATAAACTCAGACAAGGATACTGCCAAGGAGCCTCTTTTGGAACCAGGCCAAGAAGTGAAACATAAGGCAATAGGATTTTTAGAAGCATGGAGGATTCCTGGAGTTGCACCTTTTGCTCTCTGCCTCTTCTTCTCCAAGTTGGTTGCGTACACCTTCCTGTATTGGCTACCATTCTACATCAGCCATACACGTAAGTCTTTTTATTCATCTTTCAAGTCTGCTGACATTGTTTCCTTTGATGCTTCGGCAGCAATTGAGATCCTCCTTTTTTTTGTTATAACCGAACCGTGCATTAAGTGTTCATTCCTAACAGGCATTCGCTTGTTTCAGCTATTGGCAATGAGTACCTCTCTGATGCGATGGCTGGCAGCTTGTCAACAATCTTCGACGTTGGAGGTGTGTTGGGAGGAGTCCTTGCCGGTCACATCTCCGATCGCCTAAATGCACGAGCAATCACTGCTGCAAGCTTCATGTACTGTGCGATACCTGCCCTCTTCTTGTACCGCACATATGGAAGCATGTCCATGACGTGGAACATTTGCCTCATGTTCATCACCGGCATGTTTGTCAATGGCCCTTATGCACTGATCACAACCGCAGTGTCAGCTGACCTTGGCACTCACAGCTCGTTGAATGGTAATTCCCGGGCACTGGCTACCGTGACAGCAATCATCGATGGGACAGGGTCGGTTGGCGCCGCTATCGGGCCATTGCTGACAGGATACATCTCAACAGAGAGCTGGAGCGCTGTCTTCACAATGTTGATGGCAGCCGCTCTTCTTGCTGGGCtcctcttgacacatcttgtatgTGCTGAGCTAAAAGGAAAGCTCTCCAGTGTGAGCAAGTGCGTAGCTACCTGCTCTGATGAAGTGTAAGCCTCAAGTACAATCTGCCCATTCTCAAGATAGGGTCTGTGCATTGGAAACAATTTTTGTAGTTCCATGGCCTTCTCGATCGTCCATGGTGAGTTTGAAATAAGAAAATGGATGGGGTTGCTCCGCACAAGCTCCAGGAAGGAATGTGTAGCAGAGGATAGAGAAAGTATGTTTCAGATTTATTCCTTCAGATTACAAGATAGGTAAAAACACCTCAAAGTATCTGGGCCCACATATAGGTTCTTTTTAGGCGCCTTGTAAATACAAACTGGGCAATAAGGCTGGGTCTGTGTTTGCTTGTATGACTACATATTTAAGATTGTACTATGTAATTGTCCAATTAGTGTAGATAGAAGGGGACATCGTCCCTTTATATATACAAGAAAAGATGAGACCTGAGTCTATTTGCTGGCCATGCTTGGTCCCGTTTTGTATGTGTAAATACAGATATATCATACAAATTGGGCAATAAGGCTGAGCCTGTATTTGCTTGTATGACTACATATTTAAGATTGTACTATGTGATTGTCCAATTAGCGTAGATAGAAGGGGTCGTCGTCCTTTTATATATACAAGAAAAGATGAGACCTGAGTCTATTTGCTGACCATGTTTGGTCCTTTTTTGTATCTGTAAATACAGATATATCTAGTTGAGAAGATTGGTAAATTTAAGAGTTGAGGTTTCCATTTATGATAGTCTTATTATTCAACCTCCGCCTTTTGTTTATCCTGCTGTTGTTAAGGATTTTTGGCTCCAAATCAAAAGGCATGGAATGTAGacttagccccccccccccccccccggccaaTGCCATTCTCCAAACCCCCATTGAATATTCAGATGGGTAAGACACTTTGGTGTGGAAACTAACCCCTACAGGTGAATGTACATCCAAGAGCGCCTACAAACACTGTTTCAACAATCTCACTTTTCCTGCGAATCAACAGCCTAAGGTTCTTCCTCCACAGATAGTATCACTTCTCAATCAGGTTTGGCAGGTTACTTCCATGGCGCCTCAAGTACAAACTTT
It includes:
- the LOC127314844 gene encoding putative glycerol-3-phosphate transporter 1; translated protein: MAQPHETTSRKPPGLRLFRGAKALRNYQTLVLVLTFLAYTCFHMTRKITSIVKSELDPQTRVGSAWGRLHTRNTLNVGWYPFNTSDGSALLGEIDVAFLAVYSLGMFFAGHLGDRMDLRIVLTIGMIGTAIFTALFGAGYWLNIHSFYYFLVFQMISGLFQSSGWPSVVAVVGNWFGKSKRGLIMGIWNAHTSIGNISGSLLAAALLRYGWGWSFAIPSFIMALVGLVVFFFLPVSPEVMEIEIDDGEINSDKDTAKEPLLEPGQEVKHKAIGFLEAWRIPGVAPFALCLFFSKLVAYTFLYWLPFYISHTPIGNEYLSDAMAGSLSTIFDVGGVLGGVLAGHISDRLNARAITAASFMYCAIPALFLYRTYGSMSMTWNICLMFITGMFVNGPYALITTAVSADLGTHSSLNGNSRALATVTAIIDGTGSVGAAIGPLLTGYISTESWSAVFTMLMAAALLAGLLLTHLVCAELKGKLSSVSKCVATCSDEV